From Artemia franciscana unplaced genomic scaffold, ASM3288406v1 Scaffold_1606, whole genome shotgun sequence, one genomic window encodes:
- the LOC136042620 gene encoding zinc finger protein OZF-like, protein MNSMNKGASDHAINFAKETHQSNLLKTNCTEAELSNSIVSSAEETTRQKEEDAENQKNEISFQNDEKRSISNNLMRHLTLQTSKHQTIHTEEKPFKCDVCKKSFNLKGNLAKHMRIHTGEKPFKCDICKYSSNWKNALAIHMRTHTGEKPFKCDVCKKTFNQKGNLNIHMRIHTGENPFKCSICKYSSNWKSALAVHMRTHTGEKPFKCDVCKRSFKQKSTLAIHMRIHTGEKPFKCDVCKKSFNLKGNLAKHMRIHTGEKPFKCDICKYSSKWKHALAIHMRTHTGEKSFKCNVCKHSVNVKGNLAIHMRIHTGEKPFKCDVCKHSFNQKSNLAIHMRIHTGEKPFKCDVCKHSFNQKIHLANHMRTHTVEKPFKCDVCKHSFNQKSTLAIHMRTHTGENSFKCNVCKHSVNVKGNLAIHMRIHTGEKPFKCDVCKHSFNQKSNLAIHMRIHTGEKPFKCDVCKHSFNQKIHLANHTRTHTGEKPFKCDVCKHRFNQKAYLSIHMRTHTGEKPFNSEIGKQF, encoded by the coding sequence ATGAATTCAATGAATAAAGGAGCCTCTGATCATGCGATCAATTTCGCAAAAGAAACCCATCAGTCCAATCTGTTAAAAACGAACTGTACTGAAGCTGAACTATCGAATTCAATAGTCTCATCAGCTGAAGAAACCACCAGACAAAAAGAAGAGGACGCGGAAAATCAGAAGAATGAAATATCTTTTCAAAATGATGAGAAACGATCTATAAGCAATAATCTTATGAGACACCTGACACTTCAAACTAGTAAACACCAGACGATCCACACCgaggaaaagccattcaagtgtgatgtatgcaagAAAAGTTTTAATCTGAAGGGTAATCTTGCCAAACACATGAGAATCCACAccggggaaaagccattcaagtgtgacataTGTAAGTACAGCTCTAATTGGAAGAATGCtcttgccatacacatgagaacccacaccggggaaaagccattcaagtgtgatgtatgcaagAAAACTTTTAATCAGAAGGGTAATCTTAACATACACATGAGAATCCACACCGGGGAAAACCCATTCAAGTGTAGCATATGTAAGTACAGCTCTAATTGGAAGAGTGCTCTTGCCGtacacatgagaacccacacaggtgaaaagccattcaagtgtgatgtatgcaagcGCAGTTTTAAACAGAAGAGTACGcttgccatacacatgagaatccacaccggggaaaagccattcaagtgtgatgtatgcaagAAAAGTTTTAATCTGAAGGGTAATCTTGCCAAACACATGAGAATCCACAccggggaaaagccattcaagtgtgacataTGTAAGTACAGCTCTAAATGGAAGCATGCtcttgccatacacatgagaacccacaccggGGAAAAGTCATTCAAGTGTAACGTATGTAAGCACAGTGTCAATGTCAAGGGTAATCTTGCAATACACATGAGaatccacaccggtgaaaagccattcaagtgtgatgtatgcaagcacagttttaatcagaagagtaATCTTGCCATACATATGAGAATCCACACtggggaaaagccattcaagtgtgatgtatgcaaacacagttttaatcagaagattcaTCTTGCCAACCACATGAGAACACACACCGTGGAAAAGCCCttcaagtgtgatgtatgcaagcacagttttaatcagaagagtacacttgccatacacatgagaacACACACCGGGGAAAATTCATTCAAGTGTAACGTATGTAAGCACAGTGTCAATGTCAAGGGTAATCTTGCAATACACATGAGaatccacaccggtgaaaagccattcaagtgtgatgtatgcaagcacagttttaatcagaagagtaATCTTGCCATACATATGAGAATCCACACtggggaaaagccattcaagtgtgatgtatgcaagcacagttttaatcagaagattcaTCTTGCCAACCACACGAGAACACACAccggggaaaagccattcaagtgtgatgtatgcaagcACAGATTTAATCAgaaggcttatctttctatacACATGAGAAcacacaccggtgaaaagccattcaactCTGAAATAGGTAAGCAGTTTTAA
- the LOC136042621 gene encoding zinc finger protein 665-like — protein sequence MRIHTGEKPFKCDICKYSSNWKNAHAIHMRTHTGEKPFKCDVCKKTFNQKGNLNIHMRIHTGENPFKCSICKYSSNWKSALAVHMKTHTGEKPFKCDVCKRSFKQKSTLAIHMRIHTGEKPFKCDVCKKSFNLKGNLAKHMRIHTGEKPFKCDICKYSSNWKHALAIHMRTHTGEKSFKCNVCKHSVNVKGNLAIHMRIHTGEKPFKCDVCKHSFNQKSNLAIHMRIHTGEKPFKCDVCKHSFNQKIHLANHMRTHTGEKPFKCDVCKHSFNQKSTLAIHMRTHTGENSFKCNVCKHSVNVKGNLAIHMRIHTGEKPFKCDVCKHSFNQKSNLAIHMRIHTGEKPFKCDVCKHSFNQKIHLANHTRTHTGEKPFKCDVCKHRFNQKAYLSIHMRTHTGEKPFNSEIGKQF from the coding sequence ATGAGAATCCACAccggggaaaagccattcaagtgtgacataTGTAAGTACAGCTCTAATTGGAAGAATGCTCAtgccatacacatgagaacccacaccggggaaaagccattcaagtgtgatgtatgcaagAAAACTTTTAATCAGAAGGGTAATCTTAACATACACATGAGAATCCACACCGGGGAAAACCCATTCAAGTGTAGCATATGTAAGTACAGCTCTAATTGGAAGAGTGCTCTTGCCGTACACATGAAAACCCACAcaggtgaaaagccattcaagtgtgatgtatgcaagcGCAGTTTTAAACAGAAGAGTACGcttgccatacacatgagaatccacaccggggaaaagccattcaagtgtgatgtatgcaagAAAAGTTTTAATCTGAAGGGTAATCTTGCCAAACACATGAGAATCCACAccggggaaaagccattcaagtgtgacataTGTAAGTACAGCTCTAATTGGAAGCATGCtcttgccatacacatgagaacccacaccggGGAAAAGTCATTCAAGTGTAACGTATGTAAGCACAGTGTCAATGTCAAGGGTAATCTTGCAATACACATGAGaatccacaccggtgaaaagccattcaagtgtgatgtatgcaagcacagttttaatcagaagagtaATCTTGCCATACATATGAGAATCCACACtggggaaaagccattcaagtgtgatgtatgcaagcacagttttaatcagaagattcaTCTTGCCAACCACATGAGAACACACACCGGGGAAAAGCCCttcaagtgtgatgtatgcaagcacagttttaatcagaagagtacacttgccatacacatgagaacACACACCGGGGAAAATTCATTCAAGTGTAACGTATGTAAGCACAGTGTCAATGTCAAGGGTAATCTTGCAATACACATGAGaatccacaccggtgaaaagccattcaagtgtgatgtatgcaagcacagttttaatcagaagagtaATCTTGCCATACATATGAGAATCCACACtggggaaaagccattcaagtgtgatgtatgcaagcacagttttaatcagaagattcaTCTTGCCAACCACACGAGAACACACAccggggaaaagccattcaagtgtgatgtatgcaagcACAGATTTAATCAgaaggcttatctttctatacACATGAGAAcacacaccggtgaaaagccattcaactCTGAAATAGGTAAGCAGTTTTAA
- the LOC136042619 gene encoding zinc finger protein 239-like — MNEEATDLAIIFANETHQSKLLKTDYTETELSNTIVSSAEETTRQKGEDAENQKNETSFQNDEKRSISNNLMRHLIVQTSKNQTIHTGEKPFKCDICKHSSNWKNALAINMSTHTGEKPFKCDVCKHNFNQKSKLAIHMRTHTGEKPFKCDVCKRTFNQKGNLPIHMRTHTGEKPFKCCVCKHSFNQKGNLAIHMRTHTGEKPFKFDVCKYSSKWKNALAIHMRTHTGEKPFKCDICKYRSKWKNSLAIHMRTYTGEKPFNCDACERSFNQKSNLVRHMRTHTGEKPFKCDVCKYSSKWKNALAIHMKTHTGEKPFKCDACECSFKQKSNLARHMRIHSCHAHENQHR, encoded by the coding sequence atgaatGAAGAAGCCACTGATCTTGCGATCATTTTTGCAAATGAGACCCATCAGTCAAAGCTGTTAAAAACGGACTATACTGAAACTGAACTATCGAATACAATTGTCTCATCAGCTGAAGAAACCACCAGACAAAAAGGAGAGGACGcagaaaatcaaaagaatgaaaCATCTTTTCAAAATGATGAGAAACGATCTATAAGCAATAATCTTATGAGACACCTAATAGTTCAAACTAGTAAAAACCAGACgatccacaccggtgaaaaaCCATTCAAATGTGACATATGTAAGCACAGCTCTAATTGGAAGAATGCTCTTGCCATAAACATGAGCACCCACAcaggtgaaaagccattcaaatgtgatgtatgtaaacacaattttaatcagaagagtaagcttgccatacacatgagaacccacaccggggaaaagccattcaaaTGTGATGTATGCAAGCGCACTTTTAATCAGAAGGGTAATCTTCccatacacatgagaacccacaccggGGAAAAGCCATTTAAGTGTTGTGTATGCAAGcacagttttaatcagaagggtaatcttgccatacacatgagaacacacaccggggaaaagccattcaagtttGACGTATGTAAGTACAGCTCTAAATGGAAGAATGCtcttgccatacacatgagaacccacaccggggaaaagccattcaagtgtgacataTGTAAGTACCGCTCTAAATGGAAGAATTCtcttgccatacacatgagaacctacaccggtgaaaagccattcaattGTGATGCATGCGAGcgcagttttaatcagaagagtaATCTTGTGAGACACATGAGAACACACAccggggaaaagccattcaagtgtgacgtatgTAAGTACAGCTCTAAATGGAAGAATGCTCTTGCCATACACATGAAaacccacaccggtgaaaagccattcaagtgtgatgcaTGCGAGTGCAGTTTTAAGCAGAAGAGTAATCTTGCCAGACACATGAGAATCCACTCTTGCCATGCACATGAGAACCAACACCgatga
- the LOC136042618 gene encoding zinc finger protein 182-like encodes MRHLTLQTSKHQTIHTEEKPFKCDVCKKSFNLKGNLAKHMRIHTGEKPFKCDICKYSSNWKSALAVHMRTHTGEKPFKCDVCKRSFKQKSTLAIHMRIHTGEKPFKCDVCKKSFNLKGNLSKHMRIHTGEKPFKCDICKYSSNWKHALAIHMRTHTGEKPFKCDVCKKTFNQNGNLNIHMRVHTGENPLKCSICKYSSNCKSALAVHMRTHTGEKPIKCDVCKRSFKQKSTLAIPMRIHTGEKPFKCDVCKHSFNQKSTLAINMRTHTGEKSFKCNVCKHSVNVKGNLAIHMRIHTGEKPFKCDVCKHSFNQKSNLAIHMRIHTGEKPFKCDVCKHSFNQKIHLANHMRTHTGEKPFKCDVCKHRFNQKGYLSIHMRTHTGEKPFNSEIGKQF; translated from the coding sequence ATGAGACACCTGACACTTCAAACTAGTAAACACCAGACGATCCACACCgaggaaaagccattcaagtgtgatgtatgcaagAAAAGTTTTAATCTGAAGGGTAATCTTGCCAAACACATGAGAATCCACAccggggaaaagccattcaagtgtgacataTGTAAATACAGCTCTAATTGGAAGAGTGCTCTTGCCGtacacatgagaacccacacaggtgaaaagccattcaagtgtgatgtatgcaagcGCAGTTTTAAACAGAAGAGTACGcttgccatacacatgagaatccacaccggggaaaagccattcaagtgtgatgtatgcaagAAAAGTTTTAATCTGAAGGGTAATCTTTCCAAACACATGAGAATCCACAccggggaaaagccattcaagtgtgacataTGTAAATACAGCTCTAATTGGAAGCATGCtcttgccatacacatgagaacccacaccggggaaaagccattcaagtgtgatgtatgcaagAAAACTTTTAATCAGAACGGTAATCTTAACATACACATGAGAGTCCACACCGGGGAAAACCCACTCAAGTGTAGCATATGTAAGTACAGCTCTAATTGCAAGAGTGCTCTTGCCGtacacatgagaacccacacaGGTGAAAAGCCAAtcaagtgtgatgtatgcaagcGCAGTTTTAAACAGAAGAGTACGCTTGCCATACCAATGAGAATCCACAccggggaaaagccattcaagtgtgatgtatgcaagcacagttttaatcagaagagtaCACTTGCCATAAACATGAGAACACACACCGGGGAAAAGTCATTCAAGTGTAATGTATGTAAGCACAGTGTCAATGTCAAGGGTAATCTTGCAATACACATGAGaatccacaccggtgaaaagccattcaagtgtgatgtatgcaagcacagttttaatcagaagagtaATCTTGCCATACATATGAGAATCCACACtggggaaaagccattcaagtgtgatgtatgcaagcacagttttaatcagaagattcaTCTTGCCAACCACATGAGAACACACAccggggaaaagccattcaagtgtgatgtatgcaagcACAGATTTAATCAGAAGGGTTATCTTTCGATACACATGAGAAcacacaccggtgaaaagccattcaactCTGAAATAGGTAAGCAGTTTTAA